The Cognatishimia activa nucleotide sequence GCATCCCTTCACGCGGCCTCGGAATCCTCGCTCTGCTGACGATGCCATAGCTGGGCGTAGCGACCGTCCCGTTCCAGCAGGTCGGTGTGGGTGCCCTCTTCCACGATCTCGCCCTTCTCCAAGACGACAATGCGGTCGGCTTCGGCAATGGTCGAGAGGCGGTGTGCAATGGTAATCACGGTTCGACCATGACCCGCATGCGCAAGCGCCTCCTTGATGGATTGCTCAGTCTCTGTGTCCAAAGCTGATGTGGCTTCATCCAGCAGTAAGAGTGGTGGATCCTTCAGCAAAGTCCGGGCAATTCCGACCCGCTGTTTTTCACCCCCCGAAAGCTTGAGACCACGTTCACCAACAGCCGTGTCAAAGCCTTCAGGCAATGAGACGATAAAATCGTAAATTTGTGCGGCCTTCGCGGCTGCAATGATCTCATCCTCGGTGGCATTGTCGCGACCGTAGGCGATATTGTAGCGAATGGTGTCGTTAAAGAGCACCGTATCCTGCGGCACGACACCGATGGCATCGTGCAAACTTTGCTGTGTGACATCGCGTACGTCCTGCCCATCAATCTTAAGGGCACCAGCCTGAACATCGTAGAAACGGAACAAAAGCCGTCCGATGGTAGACTTACCGGAACCTGACGCGCCAACAATGGCGACGTTCTGCCCTGCTCCAACCGTCAGGGAAACGCCTTTTAAAATCGGGCGTTCTTCGTCGTAGCCAAAAGCCACATTTTCAAGCTCAATCTCGCCCCCGTTGACTTTCAAGTCTTTGGCATCAGGCAGGTCGGAAATCTCGGCAGGTTGACCCAGAAGATCAAACATCTCGCCCATGTCCACAAGGCTCTGGCGGATTTCGCGGTAAACTGTACCCAGGAAGTTCAGAGGCAGGGTGATCTGTATCATATAGGCATTCACCATCACGAACTCGCCCACAGTTAACGTGCCATTCTCAACCCCGACAGCGGCCATAACCATAACGGCCACCAAGCCTGACGTGATGATGAGGCTCTGTCCAACGTTAAGACCGGCAAGCGAATAGGCTGTTTTTAACGCCGCCGCCTCATAGCCGCGCATGGAGGAGTCGTAGCGAGAGGCCTCCCGTTGCTCCGCACCAAAGTATTTCACAGTTTCAAAGTTCAGCAGGCTGTCGATGGCCTTTTGGTTGGCATCGGTATCCTGATCATTCATGATCCGGCGCAGTTTCACGCGCCATTCGGTGACCTTAAATGTGAACCACACATAAGCCGCGATGGTCACAACGATCACCGCCAGATACCAGGCATCCAACTGCCAGTATAGGATTGCCGCAATCAGCAGCAATTCCAAGATCAGCGGCCCGATGGAAAACAGCATAAAGCGTAAGAGGAATTCGACACCCTTCACACCGCGTTCGATGATCCGGCTCAGTCCACCTGTTTTGCGTGTGATGTGGTAGCGCATCGAGAGACGATGGATATGCTCAAAGGTCTCAAGCGCCAGACTACGCAGCGCGCGCTGCCCGACCTTGGCAAAAATCGCATCGCGCAGGTTTTGAAACCCAATGGTCATGAAACGCGCGAGACCGTAGGCGATGGTCAGCCCCACAGCACCTAGAATGAAGACAGAGACACCATCCTCGGCCAATGCGTCCACAGACAGGCGATACAGCTGAGGAGTGTACACAGCGATGACCTTGCTGATCACAAGAGCCGCCATTGCAAAGACCACGCGCTTTTTGATGTCGCTTTGACCTTCTGGCCAAAGATACGGGGCGACTTTGCGCAAGACATCCCAGCCACTGCGGTTTTTGTGTCGTTCCAACTCTTCCGGGGAGGCTGTTCGCCACTGCTGCATCGCTGGCTCCAAATCGCTTGCATTCCGAGCAACAAACCTAGGCATCAACAAAGCGAATGACCAGCGGATAGAGGCCTATAAACTGTGCTTTGGAACGAAATTTGCACTGATGTCATCTGATGAAACCAAAAGAGAGGGCCAAGGCCCCCTCTTCGGTGTTCTTAAGTGATCAATCCTATTCTGGAACAGTGAAGACCTGCCCGGGATAAATGAGGTCTGGATTGCGAATCCGGTCACGGTTTGCATTGAAGACCTTCACGTATTGAATGCCATCCCCGTAATTGTCTTTGGCAATCGCCCAGAGCGTATTGCCTGGCTGCACAGTCACCTGGACAACACGGCGTTTTTCAATCTGAGCCGCGGCGGCCTCCAACTCCGCTGGGGCTTCACGTTTGAAAGGGGATTCAACGCGCGAGACAACTTTGCCCTCTGCATCCACCTGATCAGCGCGCAGTGTATAAACTCCTGCTGGTACCTCTGTAAGTTCCACCGACCAGCTGCTGTCTTCCGCGATTCCGGTTTCCGCACGTGGCGCGTTGTTGAGATAGATCCGTACAAATCCACCACCAGGAGCTTGGCCCGCAACCTGCACGTCGCCTTCTTCTGAATAAGTAATGGCATCCACAGAAATGATCTTACGTACATCAGCACTTTGATCACCCGGTGCTTGGATGACCTTTGCACCCTCTTTGCTAGCGATGATCACCGCCGGGGCTTGTGGGTGCGCGTCTTCCTGAACCTCGGTGCTAGCGGTCTCGGCTTCCTCAACAGCTACAGCTTCGGTTTCGACAGCATCGTTTGTCGCAACTTCCGCTGTTTCAGTAACAGGAGTTGTTTCGCTTTCAGAGGCACCTGTATCAGTGGCCTCTGCTACCTTAACTTCTGCGGCATCCTCTTCGGTCGTGACGACGTTGTTGGTTTCGCTGACAACGTCCTCAGCCGCTTCTGTCGCATCTTCGGTGACGGCTTCTGCAACCTCAGCTACGGTGTCTTCTTTCGTCTCCTCAAGCGGAGCCTGAGCAACCGGCGCGACAATCACGGTCTGTTCTGAAACGACTTCTTTACCATCCACATCCTGGACAAGGCTTAGGACCTGCGGCTCGTCGCTTGGCTCAATGGTCACAAAGCCAGCAAATCCACCATCGGCTCCGGCTGACGTCGTGGCGACTTCCTCGCCATCAAGCAGAATGCGCACATCTCCACCTGCTTCATCTGCGGAGCCCGCGATGACAGCACTGCCGTCTTTTTCTACGCGCACGACATCAAAGCTTGGCGTGGTTTCCTCTGTTTCGGAGGAAACCACCTCATCAGTTGCTTCAACAACCACTTGTGCTTCTTCCTCGGCGATAGCGGTTGTTTCTTCAACACCCTCCTCTGCCGCAGTTTGCTCCGCTGGAGCTTCAGCTTCGATCTCGGCCGTCACAGCTGGTTCAGCTGCAGTCTCCTTTTCGGTCAGAGCATCGCTTTCAGTGGTTTCTTTATCTTCAGGCGCTGGTGCAACTGTTGGCTCTTCTACCTGAACCACGGGTGTTACTGGTGCTTCAGGCGCTTCATTTTCAAAATAGCCCCCCATAAAAAGACCAGCGACAGCGACAGCAACTGCGACGCCTCCGATGACCAGTGTATTTCCCGACAAAAACGCGGTGATTTTGCTCATGGCTGCCCCTTCCCCAGATTTTGGCAGTCGTCTTGGTTGAGCGACCCTAGCAACTTGGGTAACCATGGTCAAAACAGCTTTGATTTATCAGGAGATTTCCATGGCAACCGCGTCCATTTGTGTATTTTGCGGCTCTCGCGCGGGAGTTGATCCGGCTTATGAACAAGCGGCTTTGGAGCTTGGCAAGGCAATTGCTGATCAAAACTGGCGCTTGGTCTATGGCGCAGGAGATATTGGACTAATGGGCGCAACCGCACGTGCTACGCAAGATGCAGGTGGTGATACCTTCGGGGTGATTCCCACTCATTTGCTAAAACACGAGGTTGGGAAAACCGATCTCACGAGCTTCATCGTGACCGAAAATATGCACGAGCGTAAGAAGGTCATGTTTATGAATTGCGATGCGGTGGTTGTGCTCCCCGGTGGGGCAGGCTCTCTGGATGAGTTCTTTGAGGTGCTCACATGGCGACAGCTTGGCCTGCACGACAAGCCCATCGTTCTGCTGAACATCAATGGCTATTGGGATCCGCTTGTGGCTTTGATTGATCACGTCATCGATCAGGGGTTTGCCGATGCAAGCTTGAAGAACTTTATCACTGTGGAAGATGATACGAAGAGCACGGTTAAAACGCTCAAGGCGGCGTTCTAACGACTTCTCGAAGCTAATTCAAAGAAGTCATTGTCTCCATCAAGCGATTTTCTGGGCTGTTTTCAAACATCGTTCCGACGGTTCGAAATACCGTCAGGCGATCTAAAAGCTCCGCATTCGACGATACACCAACCTTTTCGTAAATCATCTGAATTTGATTGCGCACGGTTTTAGGTGACCGTCCGGAGGTCTCAGCAATCGCGGTCACACTCTGTCCGATCAAAAGCTCCTTACAGACCTGAGTTTCACGCACACTGAGATCAAAGACGTCTTCAAGCAAAGCGGTGTTCACCGCGTCATGCACAGATTGACCTACAAAGATTGCAAACATCTGCTCATCATCCAGCAAATGCCGATCTATGGCACTGGCATCCCGCATGGATGGTCGAAACGGCGAAATCGCGAGCAGTAAAGGAGTTTCGTCTGTATCCACCCGCAGTCCACTTTGCACCAAGTCACGGCTGGTTTGAGATATCTTGTGATAAAGATCACCTGTGTCATACGAGTTTGACAGTCTCAACGATCCGTCTCGCGCCAATTGAAACGGGTCACCACGGCTTAAAACCTGACGGCCCGCCTTGTTGCCAAAAAGGTACTTACCTTTCGCGTCAGTGACGAGCATCGGAAGGATAATACCGTCAAAAAAACCGCTAAAAGCCTCGGTCGCACGTTTCGCTAAAGCCAGGGCTCGCGCCAATTGGCTGGCACGCACGGCATGCGGTGCCAGAAGCTTAAGCACCTCAAATAGTGGATCGAGCAGTTCTTTCTCAAGATCAGGGTCCGCGGGGAGTGGGAAGCCAAGAAAGGCGCCCCGCTCCCCGTTGTGATCAACTTTCAAATGCAGCGAGTTTCGATATCCTGATGGCTTAAGGAAATCAGTATAACAGCGCGCCTGGAGCAACTGGGACTTTGGAAAATAGAGTTTTGTATTCACCACAAACCCATTCGGAGTTCGTTTGACCGCTTCAGAAATTGTTTCTCCAACATCGTTCTTCATGTTGAACTGAAACGGTGATGGAAAAATTGGGTTCTGCCCTGCACTAACATACTCAGGCAACATCGTGTCACCATCATATCCCCAAGCCAAGGCTCCTATGCCAGGGAACATCTTGCTCAGTGTTCTCAAGAGCGTTTTCCACTGCACCTCTTCGAACGCGGAATCGTAAACGATACCGATGAGCTCTGAAAGTTCTTCAGGAGTAAAAGACAGTCTTTTCATGTTCCCATTCTACACGAAACACAGCGGCACTCATGGGTAATATTACCCAATGCCATTTGGGTAAGCTTGCTCATGTGCCAACCGGTCAGGTCTCCCATACTCACGATCAGCAGCTCAATCAGGAGATTATGATGATCGCACAAGCTCTCAAATCCACTGCTCGACACGATCAAGGAGCGCCTACTAAACTGAGGCCCACACAAAAATTCACGGCTGGCCTCGGTACCGTCGCCGACGGATTTAGATCCTGGATCAAGCAGAAACTGCAGTTGCCGACAATCTTGCCGGGGAATTGGTACCTTTAATTAACACGCACAACGTTCAATCACCGTGATGCCTGTAAAATTACGAATGAAAGCAAACAAAAAACGCCCTCTCAATCGAGAGGGCGTTTCTTACACTTGCACTGGTCTGAAATTTACAGACGGCCGGCTACGTTTTCCCAGTTTACCAGGTTGTCCAGGAAGTTGGACAGGTAAGCTGGACGCTTGTTGCGGAAATCGATGTAGTAGGAGTGTTCCCAGACGTCGCAACCCAGCAGAGCTGTTTGACCGAAGCACAGAGGGTTCACACCGTTTTCAGTTTTGGTCACTTTCAGACCACCGTCTGCGTCTTTCACCAGCCACGCCCAGCCAGAACCAAACTGACCTGCGCCTGCCGCGGAGAACTGGGATTTGAATTCATCTACGGAGCCGAAGGATTCAACGATCGCTTTTTCCAGCTCGCCAGGCATTGCGGTCTGGTTCGGGCCCATCATTTCCCAGAACTGGTTGTGGTTCCACAGTTGGGAGATGTTGTTGAAGATACCGTTTTGCGCAACCGCGTTCGCGTCGTAGGTGCCAACGATGATCTCTTCGAGGGTTTTACCTTCCCACTCGGTGCCAGCAATCGCTGCGTTGCCGTTTGTGACATAAGCGTTGTGGTGCAGGTCGTGGTGGTATTCCAGAGTCTCTGCGGACATGCCGTGTGCTGCAAGGGCGTCGTGGGCGTAAGGAAGATCAGGAAGTTCAAAAGCCATTTTGGCCTCCATTATAGTTCGTGCGGTCTCTCTGGGGACAGATGTGAGATTTTCACGCGAAAGGTCAAGGATAAAGCTGAGCATTTAGCTCAGCTTGCCCGAAATTCATTGAAACCAGCCGATTTCGAGCATTTGCAAGGCGCTTGGGCCGAGGCTTAGCGAAGCTTGCACTTTCCTTTGTTCGTGAACTTATTGCTGTACCCATGAGGCAACATTGAAATGGTGCCATCTAAAGATGCTTTCTGAACCGTTAACCGGAAATCCCCGTTAACATTCTGACCAGTGCTGCTTTTCAGCCGTCTCACGGTCCAAGACACCGTGTATCGTTTTTTGGTATCGGCACTGATTTTCGCAGGAAACCAGCCGTCCTGCTTGCTTCTGGTGATCCCATCCATGACGGCCGCGGTGCCTTTGTCGGCATCAAGCTCGACCAAAACAACCGGTGCAATCCAGCCTCTGTTTCCACCTTTGCTGAAATCGCATTGATAGGATTCAGCAAAAGCCGAGCTTCCCAACAGAGCCAATGCCGCGGCTAAAATGCTTTGTTTTTTCACAATAACTGTCCTTGAGTTAAACCAGATTTCTCACAAAAACTGCGATACCGCCTGTCGGGATATGCACAGAGAACTTCACCTTTAGCGTGTAGGATATTCAACTACCGAGCTCAACCGTTACATCAAGCCGCGGCAACGCGGCACAGCCACCTCCAACAGGTGCTTTCTCTCTTTTCGTATTGCTATCCAGCGACTACATGATGTGGGAGCAATAGGAATGCACATATGACCTTTTGGATCACAGCAATTGGCCTGACGCTGATCACAGCGGTATTTCTCCTTCTTGCCCTACTGCGTGGGCGTGCGGGTGAAATTTCTCCTGCTGCGTTTGACTTGCAGGTCTATCGGGATCAACTGGCTGAGGTTGATCGTGATCTGGCGCGTGGAGTGATTTCTGCGGAAGATGCGGATCGGGTGCGTACAGAGGTGTCTCGTCGTATTCTCGCTGCAGATGCTCAGGTCCAGGCAGAGCAGTCCGGCACAGCACGACGCGACCCACGTCCGATGTTTACAGGATTGGCACTGGGTCTTCTGATGATCGGCGGCAGTTTCTTTGCCTATGAGAAACTCGGAAATCCTGGATACCCGGATTTGGCTTTGCAGGATCGCATCGAGGCGGCGCGGGACTCGCTAGAGAACCGCCCTTCGCAAGCGACCTTTGAAGCCCAACTGCCACCTCAAGACACTGTTGAGGCTGATCCAGAATTCCTGAAACTCATCACTGAACTCAGAGCCGCTGTGAAAGACAGACCTGACGATTTGCGTGGGCATGAACTTTTGGCGCGTAATGAGGCGACGTTGCAGAACTACAAAGCCGCCTA carries:
- a CDS encoding ABCB family ABC transporter ATP-binding protein/permease, whose translation is MQQWRTASPEELERHKNRSGWDVLRKVAPYLWPEGQSDIKKRVVFAMAALVISKVIAVYTPQLYRLSVDALAEDGVSVFILGAVGLTIAYGLARFMTIGFQNLRDAIFAKVGQRALRSLALETFEHIHRLSMRYHITRKTGGLSRIIERGVKGVEFLLRFMLFSIGPLILELLLIAAILYWQLDAWYLAVIVVTIAAYVWFTFKVTEWRVKLRRIMNDQDTDANQKAIDSLLNFETVKYFGAEQREASRYDSSMRGYEAAALKTAYSLAGLNVGQSLIITSGLVAVMVMAAVGVENGTLTVGEFVMVNAYMIQITLPLNFLGTVYREIRQSLVDMGEMFDLLGQPAEISDLPDAKDLKVNGGEIELENVAFGYDEERPILKGVSLTVGAGQNVAIVGASGSGKSTIGRLLFRFYDVQAGALKIDGQDVRDVTQQSLHDAIGVVPQDTVLFNDTIRYNIAYGRDNATEDEIIAAAKAAQIYDFIVSLPEGFDTAVGERGLKLSGGEKQRVGIARTLLKDPPLLLLDEATSALDTETEQSIKEALAHAGHGRTVITIAHRLSTIAEADRIVVLEKGEIVEEGTHTDLLERDGRYAQLWHRQQSEDSEAA
- a CDS encoding LysM peptidoglycan-binding domain-containing protein translates to MSKITAFLSGNTLVIGGVAVAVAVAGLFMGGYFENEAPEAPVTPVVQVEEPTVAPAPEDKETTESDALTEKETAAEPAVTAEIEAEAPAEQTAAEEGVEETTAIAEEEAQVVVEATDEVVSSETEETTPSFDVVRVEKDGSAVIAGSADEAGGDVRILLDGEEVATTSAGADGGFAGFVTIEPSDEPQVLSLVQDVDGKEVVSEQTVIVAPVAQAPLEETKEDTVAEVAEAVTEDATEAAEDVVSETNNVVTTEEDAAEVKVAEATDTGASESETTPVTETAEVATNDAVETEAVAVEEAETASTEVQEDAHPQAPAVIIASKEGAKVIQAPGDQSADVRKIISVDAITYSEEGDVQVAGQAPGGGFVRIYLNNAPRAETGIAEDSSWSVELTEVPAGVYTLRADQVDAEGKVVSRVESPFKREAPAELEAAAAQIEKRRVVQVTVQPGNTLWAIAKDNYGDGIQYVKVFNANRDRIRNPDLIYPGQVFTVPE
- a CDS encoding TIGR00730 family Rossman fold protein — protein: MATASICVFCGSRAGVDPAYEQAALELGKAIADQNWRLVYGAGDIGLMGATARATQDAGGDTFGVIPTHLLKHEVGKTDLTSFIVTENMHERKKVMFMNCDAVVVLPGGAGSLDEFFEVLTWRQLGLHDKPIVLLNINGYWDPLVALIDHVIDQGFADASLKNFITVEDDTKSTVKTLKAAF
- a CDS encoding helix-turn-helix transcriptional regulator, with the protein product MKRLSFTPEELSELIGIVYDSAFEEVQWKTLLRTLSKMFPGIGALAWGYDGDTMLPEYVSAGQNPIFPSPFQFNMKNDVGETISEAVKRTPNGFVVNTKLYFPKSQLLQARCYTDFLKPSGYRNSLHLKVDHNGERGAFLGFPLPADPDLEKELLDPLFEVLKLLAPHAVRASQLARALALAKRATEAFSGFFDGIILPMLVTDAKGKYLFGNKAGRQVLSRGDPFQLARDGSLRLSNSYDTGDLYHKISQTSRDLVQSGLRVDTDETPLLLAISPFRPSMRDASAIDRHLLDDEQMFAIFVGQSVHDAVNTALLEDVFDLSVRETQVCKELLIGQSVTAIAETSGRSPKTVRNQIQMIYEKVGVSSNAELLDRLTVFRTVGTMFENSPENRLMETMTSLN
- a CDS encoding superoxide dismutase — its product is MAFELPDLPYAHDALAAHGMSAETLEYHHDLHHNAYVTNGNAAIAGTEWEGKTLEEIIVGTYDANAVAQNGIFNNISQLWNHNQFWEMMGPNQTAMPGELEKAIVESFGSVDEFKSQFSAAGAGQFGSGWAWLVKDADGGLKVTKTENGVNPLCFGQTALLGCDVWEHSYYIDFRNKRPAYLSNFLDNLVNWENVAGRL